The following are encoded together in the Culex pipiens pallens isolate TS chromosome 1, TS_CPP_V2, whole genome shotgun sequence genome:
- the LOC120425113 gene encoding ras-related C3 botulinum toxin substrate 1 → MASGRPIKCVVVGDGTVGKTCMLISYTTDSFPGEYVPTVFDNYSAPMVVDGVQVSLGLWDTAGQEDYDRLRPLSYPQTDVFLICFSVASPSSFENVTSKWYPEIKHHCPDAPIILVGTKIDLREDRETLSALAEQGLSALKREQGQKLANKVRAVKYMECSALTQRGLKQVFDEAVRAVLRPEPLKRRQRKCVVM, encoded by the exons ATGGCCTCGGGAAGACCCATTAAGTGTGTTGTAGTCGGCGACGGAACGGTCGGCAAGACTTGCATGCTCATTTCATACACTACCGACAGCTTTCCCGGCGAATACGTTCCCACGGT GTTCGATAACTATTCCGCACCGATGGTAGTGGACGGAGTGCAAGTTTCGCTGGGACTGTGGGATACGGCTGGACAGGAGGACTACGACCGGTTACGACCACTCTCGTACCCACAGACTGACGTGTTTCTCATCTGCTTCAGCGTTGCCAGCCCATCCTCGTTTGAAAATGTGACTTCCAAATGGTACCCAGAAATCAAACATCACTGCCCGGATGCACCAATTATTCTAGTTG GAACCAAGATTGATTTGCGCGAGGACCGGGAAACTCTCAGCGCACTAGCCGAGCAGGGCCTGTCGGCGCTCAAACGGGAACAGGGACAAAAACTAGCCAACAAAGTACGCGCCGTCAAGTATATGGAATGTTCAGCACTGACCCAGCGTGGCCTCAAACAGGTATTCGACGAGGCCGTACGGGCTGTACTCCGACCGGAACCCCTCAAACGACGTCAACGAAAGTGTGTTGTGATGTAA